One genomic region from Leptolyngbyaceae cyanobacterium JSC-12 encodes:
- a CDS encoding dsRNA-specific ribonuclease (IMG reference gene:2510096722~PFAM: RNase3 domain) encodes MTIEEKLGYFFFDKQLLKRALTSRGYALEQGQPGDDQEAYSLLGEAVLDTVLTELLIRAGYSTQQAIVTQKLALKQIENLARIGQEVGMGFMVKLSQAEKQRQAYKEPLVLTETLEAVLGAIYFDGGYSAARRAVHHLFPDVFSEE; translated from the coding sequence ATGACGATTGAAGAAAAACTCGGTTATTTCTTTTTTGATAAACAACTGTTGAAACGGGCGCTCACCAGTCGCGGATATGCACTGGAACAAGGACAGCCTGGCGACGATCAAGAGGCTTACAGTTTGCTGGGTGAAGCCGTGTTGGATACAGTGCTGACAGAGTTGCTGATTCGGGCAGGATACTCTACCCAGCAGGCGATCGTCACCCAAAAGCTGGCACTCAAGCAAATTGAAAATCTGGCGCGGATTGGTCAAGAGGTGGGGATGGGCTTTATGGTGAAACTGAGTCAGGCTGAGAAACAACGCCAAGCCTACAAGGAGCCATTAGTGCTGACTGAAACGTTGGAAGCGGTTTTGGGCGCGATTTATTTTGATGGGGGTTACAGTGCGGCTCGGCGAGCAGTGCATCATCTGTTTCCAGATGTGTTCTCGGAAGAGTAA
- a CDS encoding uncharacterized protein, putative amidase (IMG reference gene:2510096721~PFAM: Creatinine amidohydrolase) produces MMHGFIPPDRYFPYLTWTEIRDLPDKRNVVMIQPVGAIEQHGPHLPLAVDAAIAQAVLGKALYNLDKTIPAYALPTLYYGKSNEHWHFPGTVTLTAQTLIATLMEVGESLYRAGFRKWVLLNAHGGQPQIMDIAARDLHQQHEDFLVFPLFVWRVPNVAAELLTEKELELGIHAGDAETSLLLSILPEQVKRERAVAEYPHGLPQNSLLSMEGALPFAWTTHDLSKSGVLGDPTTASQEKGDRILESLANGWIRTIQDIYRFQQPQAYLGDLEGAL; encoded by the coding sequence ATGATGCATGGCTTTATTCCTCCTGATCGCTATTTTCCCTATCTCACCTGGACAGAGATTCGAGATTTGCCCGATAAGCGCAACGTGGTGATGATTCAGCCAGTGGGCGCGATTGAACAACACGGACCGCATTTACCGCTGGCAGTGGATGCGGCGATCGCTCAAGCCGTTCTGGGTAAAGCCCTTTACAACCTGGATAAAACCATTCCGGCGTATGCACTGCCCACCTTGTATTACGGCAAATCCAACGAACACTGGCATTTTCCTGGTACTGTGACACTGACTGCCCAAACTCTCATTGCGACATTAATGGAAGTGGGCGAAAGCTTATATCGTGCTGGATTTCGTAAATGGGTATTGCTCAATGCTCACGGTGGACAGCCGCAAATTATGGACATTGCGGCGCGAGATTTGCACCAGCAGCATGAAGATTTTCTTGTCTTTCCTCTTTTTGTCTGGCGAGTACCCAATGTTGCGGCGGAGTTGCTGACTGAGAAAGAACTGGAACTGGGTATTCATGCCGGAGATGCGGAAACTAGTCTGTTGCTGTCAATTCTGCCGGAACAGGTAAAGCGAGAGCGGGCGGTCGCAGAATATCCTCACGGGTTGCCACAAAACAGTCTGCTGAGTATGGAGGGCGCATTACCCTTTGCCTGGACAACTCATGACTTGAGCAAGAGTGGAGTCTTGGGCGATCCAACTACTGCTAGTCAGGAAAAGGGCGATCGCATCCTGGAATCCCTCGCTAATGGCTGGATACGAACTATTCAAGACATCTACCGCTTCCAACAACCACAAGCGTATTTAGGCGATTTAGAGGGTGCGTTGTAG
- a CDS encoding hypothetical protein (IMG reference gene:2510096723) produces the protein MRLGKVVKSNSHCDYVVQLDDAMDYAEPPQPDDYGFGSFVKLESNERHWAIGLIYNSQLFNPMFLNTGPRLTSEPDPVFTPDQINETRTLLWTILIGTLETSDRTSYGIHGIPKVVVPVNTPVYTMTEAEVHQFHRNASQRPQFCYYSLLLRCGGTFAAQLTEQVLKELIESQLFTGADQKALMVLSKELAWKNTMGAMR, from the coding sequence ATGCGTTTGGGCAAAGTCGTCAAATCCAATTCTCACTGTGACTATGTGGTGCAGCTTGATGATGCAATGGACTATGCTGAGCCACCCCAGCCCGATGATTACGGATTTGGCTCATTCGTCAAGTTGGAGAGCAACGAGCGCCACTGGGCAATTGGCTTAATCTACAACTCCCAGCTTTTCAACCCCATGTTCTTAAACACAGGTCCGCGCCTCACCAGCGAACCTGATCCTGTCTTCACACCAGACCAGATCAACGAAACCCGAACACTGCTGTGGACAATTTTGATCGGCACTCTGGAAACAAGCGACCGTACCAGCTATGGCATTCACGGCATCCCAAAAGTGGTGGTTCCGGTTAACACCCCCGTCTACACCATGACGGAAGCAGAAGTGCATCAATTTCACCGCAATGCCAGTCAACGTCCCCAATTCTGCTACTACAGTCTTTTGCTGCGCTGTGGCGGTACTTTTGCCGCTCAATTGACTGAGCAAGTATTGAAAGAGCTAATCGAGAGTCAATTATTCACAGGTGCCGACCAAAAAGCATTGATGGTGCTTTCTAAGGAACTGGCATGGAAAAACACCATGGGTGCTATGCGCTAA
- a CDS encoding isoleucine patch superfamily enzyme, carbonic anhydrase/acetyltransferase (IMG reference gene:2510096719~PFAM: Bacterial transferase hexapeptide (three repeats)): MEEFNDRSFYSPVFWMPPDLSQAAFVAPTATVVGTVAIAAGVSIWYGAVVRGDVEKIVIGQCTNIQDGAILHGDPGQPTILEEYVTVGHRAVVHGAYVERGSLIGIGAIVLDGVRIGKGSILGAGAVVTKDMPERSLVVGVPGKVVRELSDEEVNHLINHAQKYEKLARVHANRGTDLGFTKL; encoded by the coding sequence GTGGAAGAATTCAACGATCGCTCCTTTTATTCTCCTGTGTTTTGGATGCCTCCAGATCTCTCTCAGGCTGCCTTTGTTGCTCCAACAGCGACTGTAGTTGGCACGGTGGCAATCGCGGCAGGGGTCAGCATCTGGTATGGAGCCGTGGTGCGGGGGGATGTGGAAAAAATTGTGATTGGTCAATGCACCAATATTCAAGACGGTGCCATTTTGCATGGTGATCCTGGACAACCGACCATCCTGGAAGAGTATGTAACGGTGGGGCATCGAGCGGTAGTGCACGGTGCCTATGTAGAACGCGGTAGTTTAATTGGGATTGGCGCGATCGTTCTGGATGGAGTCCGAATTGGCAAAGGCAGTATCCTTGGAGCCGGAGCCGTTGTAACCAAAGATATGCCAGAGCGATCGCTGGTGGTGGGTGTTCCTGGAAAAGTGGTGCGAGAACTGTCTGATGAGGAAGTGAATCACCTGATTAATCACGCACAAAAGTATGAAAAATTAGCACGGGTTCATGCCAATCGAGGAACGGATTTGGGCTTTACAAAACTTTAG
- a CDS encoding response regulator with CheY-like receiver domain and winged-helix DNA-binding domain (IMG reference gene:2510096726~PFAM: Response regulator receiver domain; Transcriptional regulatory protein, C terminal), with amino-acid sequence MMPRILVIDDDPAISELVAVNLEMAGYDVSQAADGIKGQAMALQLQPDLVMLDLMLPKVDGFTVCQRLRRDERTADIPVLMLTALGQTQDKVDGFNAGADDYLTKPFEIEEMLARVRALLRRTDRIPQAAKHSEILNYGPLTLVPERFEAIWFDRTVKLTHLEFELLHCLLQRHGQTVSPSEILKEVWGYDPNDDIETIRVHVRHLRTKLEPDPRHPKYIKTVYGAGYCLELPAVAQDADSPDSLAG; translated from the coding sequence ATGATGCCCCGGATACTCGTCATAGACGATGACCCTGCGATTTCTGAATTAGTCGCCGTGAATTTGGAAATGGCTGGCTACGATGTTAGTCAAGCTGCTGACGGCATTAAGGGTCAGGCTATGGCTTTGCAACTTCAGCCAGACCTTGTGATGCTTGATTTGATGTTGCCGAAGGTGGATGGGTTTACCGTTTGTCAGCGCCTCCGCCGAGATGAACGCACAGCCGATATCCCAGTTTTAATGTTGACTGCACTGGGGCAAACACAGGATAAGGTCGATGGTTTCAATGCAGGTGCAGACGACTATTTGACCAAACCATTTGAAATTGAAGAGATGCTGGCACGAGTGCGGGCGCTGCTACGCCGAACTGATCGCATTCCCCAGGCCGCAAAACACAGTGAGATTTTGAACTACGGTCCGCTGACCCTCGTTCCCGAACGGTTTGAGGCTATCTGGTTTGATCGCACCGTTAAGCTTACCCATTTGGAATTTGAACTGCTGCATTGCCTGCTGCAACGACACGGGCAGACTGTTTCTCCCAGCGAGATTTTGAAAGAAGTGTGGGGATATGACCCCAATGACGATATCGAAACTATCCGGGTTCATGTTCGTCACCTGCGAACGAAATTAGAACCTGATCCACGTCATCCTAAGTACATCAAAACGGTATATGGCGCAGGATATTGTCTTGAATTACCTGCCGTAGCTCAAGACGCTGATAGCCCAGACTCTCTAGCAGGTTGA
- a CDS encoding 1-acyl-sn-glycerol-3-phosphate acyltransferase (IMG reference gene:2510096725~PFAM: Acyltransferase) has translation MKCAVAESQEPTSYPFGWFDWVCVWYPPAWLILFNRHWQHYKPDPEGWCWSEYPLFLLPGGFYLGSLIRWLRLAVKHCIGARNRFSSTSPSTANNPHVAQPDPDYQRAFREEVLVPIVKHYFRAELHNPENLPRSGPLIVALNHAGMCFPWDFMALALLLTEQHPWFVQPLAHPLFFDHPWLNWWLPQGWAIALGGVRADAESFEAAIAQKAVILYAPESWRGLAKGWRQRYKLATFDTSFVRLSLRYRVPILPVVCIGSERLHPFAFNVQWLARLAHMPMFPISPLIPVFVLFPSMGVWVARSRLQYYIQPLWQPWESLSIEEQRPRQTTLYRLAQELRSQLQRSINQLLLRAADRSHEAEVRRI, from the coding sequence ATGAAATGTGCTGTAGCTGAATCGCAAGAGCCAACTTCGTACCCCTTTGGCTGGTTTGACTGGGTTTGTGTCTGGTATCCACCAGCTTGGTTGATCTTATTTAATCGCCACTGGCAGCATTACAAGCCTGATCCAGAGGGATGGTGTTGGAGTGAATATCCACTGTTTTTGTTGCCTGGTGGATTTTATCTTGGCTCACTTATTCGGTGGTTGCGGTTAGCTGTGAAGCATTGCATAGGAGCACGCAATCGCTTCAGTTCTACCTCCCCTTCAACCGCGAACAATCCCCATGTCGCTCAACCTGATCCGGACTACCAACGGGCGTTTCGAGAAGAAGTCCTTGTTCCTATCGTCAAGCATTACTTTCGGGCAGAACTGCACAACCCTGAGAATTTGCCCCGCTCCGGTCCATTAATTGTTGCCCTCAACCATGCGGGAATGTGCTTTCCGTGGGATTTCATGGCTCTGGCTCTACTGCTGACAGAACAGCACCCCTGGTTTGTGCAACCGTTAGCCCATCCATTGTTTTTTGATCATCCCTGGTTAAATTGGTGGTTACCACAAGGCTGGGCGATCGCGCTGGGAGGGGTGCGTGCCGATGCTGAAAGTTTTGAAGCAGCGATCGCTCAAAAAGCCGTCATTCTCTATGCGCCCGAAAGCTGGCGAGGACTGGCAAAAGGCTGGAGACAGCGATACAAGTTGGCAACATTCGATACAAGCTTTGTGCGGTTAAGTTTGCGGTATCGAGTGCCCATTTTGCCTGTGGTATGTATTGGCAGCGAACGCCTTCACCCCTTCGCGTTCAATGTTCAGTGGTTGGCTCGCTTAGCCCATATGCCCATGTTTCCTATTTCTCCACTCATCCCTGTGTTTGTGCTGTTTCCTTCAATGGGAGTTTGGGTTGCTCGTAGCCGCTTGCAGTATTACATTCAGCCGCTCTGGCAACCGTGGGAATCGTTATCGATTGAAGAACAGCGACCCAGGCAAACAACGCTGTATCGGTTGGCACAGGAATTGCGATCGCAGCTTCAGCGATCAATTAATCAACTGTTGTTGAGAGCCGCAGATAGAAGTCATGAAGCAGAAGTCAGAAGGATTTAA
- a CDS encoding anthranilate phosphoribosyltransferase (IMG reference gene:2510096724~PFAM: Glycosyl transferase family, a/b domain; Glycosyl transferase family, helical bundle domain~TIGRFAM: anthranilate phosphoribosyltransferase) — MVQSSTTSNSPISSTAHDPAVWSRLLQQLLDRQSLSREQSAHLMQGWLTEQVPPVLSGAILVAFQTKGVSADELAGMAQVLQLQSTPLPNPHVHSSIPFIDTCGTGGDGAGTFNISTAVAFVTAAAGVPVVKHGNRSASSRVGSADVLEALGVNLGAPPEKTQAALQEVGITFLFAPGWHPALKAVAPMRRTLGVRTVFNLLGPLVNPMRPSGQVIGVFDPSLLETIAQALQQLGTERAIVLHSRERVDEATLADVTDLAILENGTVRTAELNPAELGLKAAPLSAIAGGDVQQNAEILKAVLQGRGTPAQTDVVALNASLALRVGNVVSDAANPYATGISRAREVLQSGFAWEKLEQLVAFLQ; from the coding sequence GTGGTGCAATCTTCAACGACCTCCAATTCCCCTATTTCTTCCACAGCGCATGATCCGGCTGTTTGGTCACGTTTGTTGCAGCAGTTACTTGATCGCCAATCCCTTTCGCGGGAACAGTCCGCACATTTGATGCAGGGATGGCTTACCGAGCAGGTTCCACCTGTGTTGTCAGGAGCGATTTTGGTCGCCTTTCAAACCAAAGGGGTTTCGGCAGATGAACTGGCAGGAATGGCGCAAGTGTTACAGTTGCAATCTACCCCCTTACCCAACCCCCATGTCCATTCCTCCATCCCTTTCATCGACACTTGCGGTACGGGCGGAGATGGAGCCGGAACATTTAATATTTCTACTGCTGTTGCTTTTGTAACGGCAGCAGCAGGTGTGCCAGTTGTGAAGCATGGTAACCGTTCTGCTTCTAGTCGAGTAGGGTCGGCAGATGTGTTGGAAGCGTTGGGGGTGAATTTGGGTGCGCCTCCCGAAAAAACTCAAGCGGCACTCCAGGAAGTGGGGATTACTTTTTTATTCGCTCCAGGTTGGCATCCAGCGTTGAAGGCGGTGGCTCCGATGCGGCGCACGTTAGGGGTGCGGACGGTATTTAACCTTCTGGGACCACTGGTAAATCCGATGCGTCCCTCAGGGCAAGTGATTGGTGTATTTGATCCCAGTTTGCTGGAAACCATTGCTCAAGCGTTGCAGCAGTTGGGCACAGAGCGGGCGATTGTGTTGCATAGTCGGGAACGAGTGGACGAAGCTACCCTAGCGGATGTAACAGATTTGGCGATTTTAGAAAACGGGACGGTGAGAACTGCTGAATTAAACCCGGCGGAGTTGGGATTGAAGGCGGCACCATTGAGCGCGATCGCGGGGGGAGATGTGCAGCAGAATGCCGAGATTCTTAAAGCAGTTTTGCAAGGTCGGGGAACTCCAGCTCAAACCGATGTCGTAGCGTTGAATGCATCTCTGGCACTCCGGGTTGGTAACGTGGTCTCGGATGCCGCAAACCCTTATGCTACGGGGATTTCTCGTGCTAGAGAAGTCTTGCAAAGTGGGTTTGCCTGGGAAAAGCTGGAGCAACTAGTAGCGTTTCTTCAGTGA
- a CDS encoding glycosyl transferase (IMG reference gene:2510096727~PFAM: Glycosyl transferase family 2) has translation MTSHFLIETFAICLNICLVVALLGTIAYWRTLHQMMTEAPQLQPSVGKIAAVTKVSVIIPAYNEADNIEDCVRSVLQSSDWTSDRLEVWVVDDQSTDGTLEIVQMLQTTLADPRLRVFAGAPRPAGELWMGKNWACHQVAQEADGEFLLFLDADVRLKSGAIETAIAIAQQEKSDLLTCWPGIVCDCFAEWLAQPLIGAIILASLPFTQVNDPASDIVFAVGPFMLFRRVAYDQIGGHRAVADQVVEDVELARRIKQKGLKLYYALGHNLGTLRMYRSGAALWEGWTKNWYLGSRRNLAITLYGALMTFWICALPLMGLVGLTITGAIAGFSWAIWAGITIALLTILWQYPLRLAIQALSTIPPRYWWLTGLGGIFVTAIMLASIIKTQTGWGWTWRGRPLQLPNE, from the coding sequence GTGACCAGTCACTTTTTGATCGAGACGTTTGCGATTTGTCTGAATATCTGTCTAGTCGTTGCGTTGCTAGGTACGATCGCTTATTGGCGAACACTACACCAAATGATGACAGAAGCCCCCCAACTCCAACCATCAGTTGGCAAGATTGCAGCGGTTACAAAGGTTTCGGTGATTATTCCGGCATACAACGAAGCAGACAATATCGAGGATTGCGTGCGTTCGGTGTTACAGAGTTCGGACTGGACTAGCGATCGCTTAGAGGTTTGGGTAGTAGATGACCAATCTACCGATGGAACGCTCGAAATTGTGCAAATGCTACAAACAACTCTAGCTGATCCCCGGTTAAGAGTATTTGCAGGGGCACCTCGTCCGGCAGGAGAACTGTGGATGGGCAAAAATTGGGCGTGTCATCAAGTCGCACAAGAAGCCGATGGCGAGTTTTTGCTGTTTTTGGATGCAGATGTGCGGCTAAAATCGGGTGCGATTGAAACAGCGATCGCGATCGCCCAGCAGGAAAAGAGTGATCTCCTTACCTGCTGGCCAGGGATCGTCTGCGATTGTTTTGCTGAATGGTTAGCTCAACCACTGATTGGTGCCATCATCCTTGCTAGCTTGCCCTTTACCCAGGTGAATGATCCCGCTTCAGACATAGTATTCGCAGTGGGTCCATTCATGCTGTTTCGCCGAGTTGCCTATGACCAGATCGGCGGACACCGGGCGGTTGCTGACCAGGTCGTGGAAGATGTGGAGCTGGCACGGCGGATTAAACAGAAAGGACTGAAATTGTATTACGCTCTGGGACACAATTTAGGCACGCTGCGGATGTACCGCTCTGGTGCAGCATTATGGGAGGGATGGACTAAAAACTGGTATCTTGGTTCTCGCCGTAATCTTGCAATTACCCTATACGGAGCATTGATGACGTTTTGGATTTGCGCCTTGCCGTTGATGGGGTTAGTCGGATTAACCATCACGGGAGCGATCGCTGGATTTAGTTGGGCAATTTGGGCGGGGATCACGATCGCACTTCTAACCATTCTGTGGCAATACCCACTCCGTCTGGCTATTCAGGCTTTGTCAACGATTCCTCCGCGGTATTGGTGGCTCACAGGGCTGGGCGGCATATTTGTCACAGCGATTATGCTGGCATCTATCATCAAAA
- a CDS encoding TIGR02652 family protein (IMG reference gene:2510096720~PFAM: Protein of unknown function (DUF2396)~TIGRFAM: TIGR02652 family protein), whose translation MQREQADSPSMINPALQYPIFGPEIQCPHCRQTIPALTLTDTYLCQRHGAFEANPKTGELLHLQSGRHWKRWEGEWYRQHTHPDGIRFEIHEALDRLYTQGYRATRVIIAQRYKELISTYLERSTPWRGQNDAPKPRLYGLPVEFSPTPEEEPCWEVINFDLEKEPGAPVRYPYFRLFE comes from the coding sequence ATGCAAAGAGAACAGGCAGATTCGCCATCGATGATTAACCCCGCCTTGCAATACCCAATTTTTGGTCCTGAAATTCAGTGCCCCCACTGTCGCCAAACTATCCCGGCACTGACGTTGACAGATACCTATCTCTGCCAACGACACGGCGCATTTGAAGCAAACCCCAAAACTGGCGAACTTCTACATCTACAATCAGGACGACACTGGAAACGCTGGGAAGGGGAGTGGTATCGGCAACATACCCATCCTGATGGTATCCGGTTTGAAATTCATGAAGCACTTGATCGCCTCTACACTCAGGGTTACCGTGCTACCCGCGTAATTATTGCGCAACGATACAAAGAACTGATCAGTACTTATCTGGAACGCAGCACACCTTGGCGTGGACAAAATGACGCTCCCAAGCCTCGGCTGTATGGGCTTCCGGTTGAGTTTAGCCCCACACCAGAAGAAGAACCCTGCTGGGAAGTCATCAACTTTGACCTGGAAAAAGAACCTGGTGCCCCCGTTCGCTATCCTTACTTCCGCCTATTTGAATAA